From Lysobacter auxotrophicus, the proteins below share one genomic window:
- a CDS encoding dihydrofolate reductase family protein codes for MKTQYYTSSSLDGFLATDDDSLDWLFPLGDINETSYPSFIEGVGAIAMGSSTYEWILRNAGTVSEQTETAWPYTQPTWVFTSRELPKIEGANVTFANGDVRAAHSQMLAAANGRNVWVMGGGGLAAQFHDAGLLDEITVQIGSATLGSGKPLFPRRLLSPGLALISATRVGTGFAELTYSVLKDRH; via the coding sequence TTGAAGACGCAGTACTACACGTCGTCGAGCCTCGATGGCTTTCTTGCCACCGATGACGACTCACTCGACTGGTTGTTTCCCCTAGGCGACATCAACGAGACCAGCTATCCGTCCTTCATCGAGGGCGTCGGCGCGATCGCAATGGGGTCGTCGACCTATGAGTGGATCCTGCGCAATGCAGGTACCGTTTCCGAACAGACTGAAACGGCGTGGCCATACACCCAACCCACTTGGGTCTTCACCAGCCGCGAGTTGCCCAAGATTGAAGGTGCCAACGTAACGTTCGCCAACGGCGACGTTCGCGCGGCTCACTCTCAAATGCTCGCGGCTGCCAACGGTAGGAATGTGTGGGTCATGGGCGGCGGCGGCCTCGCAGCGCAGTTTCACGACGCCGGTTTGCTGGACGAGATCACCGTACAGATCGGCTCCGCGACGCTCGGATCCGGAAAACCGTTGTTCCCGCGACGGCTCCTCAGCCCCGGGCTTGCCCTGATCTCCGCAACACGCGTTGGCACGGGGTTTGCAGAGCTGACCTACAGTGTTCTGAAGGATCGCCACTAA
- a CDS encoding DUF6869 domain-containing protein — MSAFDPKRISHFLAREALEGWSEPSSLYNAGFCMKPSELSNWVDAYITVQGAGGLDAHHPHWWAIERFFELMPEHPDECWQAILAILDREPSEAVLGILGAGPLEDLIHQHGAAFIESVEFEARENPPFKALLSRVWESSTPEIWMRVQRARGEI, encoded by the coding sequence ATGTCCGCTTTCGACCCTAAGCGGATATCGCACTTTTTGGCCAGAGAGGCGCTGGAAGGGTGGTCGGAACCAAGTTCGCTATACAACGCAGGCTTTTGCATGAAACCGTCCGAGCTATCGAACTGGGTCGACGCATACATCACCGTGCAGGGCGCCGGCGGGCTTGATGCACACCATCCCCATTGGTGGGCTATTGAGCGGTTCTTCGAGCTTATGCCTGAGCATCCGGACGAGTGCTGGCAAGCAATCCTAGCCATTCTGGATCGAGAGCCTAGCGAAGCTGTACTCGGCATCCTGGGGGCAGGCCCGTTAGAAGACCTGATTCACCAGCATGGCGCTGCATTCATTGAAAGTGTTGAGTTTGAAGCCCGGGAGAATCCGCCATTCAAAGCTCTCCTTAGCCGTGTCTGGGAAAGCAGCACGCCCGAGATATGGATGAGAGTGCAGAGGGCTCGCGGCGAAATCTAG
- a CDS encoding HIT family protein, whose amino-acid sequence MIELPVCDPCDLCEGMAGREARWAIIEEGEHTLTVINPWQFEVGQCCVITRRHVATLLDLSTAECGSILVAARRVAHALVETYRPLGILTFQNNGVYSGQETPHYHHHVVPRQPGSDWGIGPPQLATFDGAGRIRGTPHDPAGDALRRERVQASAQQLVETAQRIRSNLPDR is encoded by the coding sequence ATGATCGAACTTCCCGTATGCGATCCGTGCGACCTGTGCGAAGGCATGGCCGGTCGCGAAGCACGATGGGCGATCATCGAGGAAGGCGAGCACACGCTGACGGTGATCAACCCGTGGCAGTTCGAAGTCGGTCAGTGCTGCGTCATCACGCGACGCCACGTCGCGACGCTTCTGGACCTGTCGACGGCGGAGTGCGGGTCGATACTGGTCGCGGCCAGGCGCGTCGCGCACGCGCTCGTGGAAACCTATCGACCGCTGGGGATACTCACGTTCCAGAACAACGGCGTGTACAGCGGGCAGGAAACGCCGCACTACCACCATCACGTCGTGCCGCGGCAGCCCGGCAGCGACTGGGGCATCGGCCCGCCGCAGCTGGCGACCTTCGACGGCGCCGGTCGCATCCGCGGGACGCCGCACGATCCCGCCGGCGATGCGCTGCGTCGCGAACGGGTCCAGGCGTCGGCGCAGCAGCTCGTCGAGACCGCGCAGCGGATCCGGTCGAATCTTCCCGACCGGTAA
- a CDS encoding GNAT family N-acetyltransferase, which yields MALEVVVRKAQAGDENALSMVGQATFLETFSGVLDGAAIVEHCRKAHSPSQYLQWLGDARSALWLAGAVPGDAPVGYVVVTAPDLPGADAARDLELKRIYLLGRYQGGGLGKRLLGEAIGHARRVGAARLLLGVYAQNHSAIAFYAKQGFKHFADRQFVVGGTAYDDRVLSLEL from the coding sequence ATGGCATTGGAAGTAGTCGTACGCAAGGCGCAGGCCGGCGACGAGAACGCGCTGTCGATGGTGGGGCAGGCGACGTTCCTGGAGACGTTCTCGGGTGTGCTCGACGGCGCCGCGATCGTCGAGCACTGCCGCAAGGCGCATTCGCCGTCGCAGTACCTGCAGTGGTTGGGTGACGCGCGGTCGGCGCTATGGCTGGCAGGCGCGGTTCCCGGCGATGCGCCGGTGGGCTATGTCGTGGTGACGGCGCCCGATCTGCCCGGCGCGGACGCGGCGCGCGACCTGGAACTCAAGCGCATCTACCTGCTCGGGCGCTACCAGGGCGGGGGCCTGGGCAAGCGGCTGCTAGGCGAGGCTATCGGGCATGCCCGGCGCGTGGGCGCGGCCCGCCTGCTGCTGGGCGTGTACGCGCAGAACCACTCGGCCATCGCCTTCTATGCGAAGCAGGGCTTCAAGCACTTCGCGGACCGCCAGTTCGTGGTGGGCGGAACCGCATACGACGATCGGGTGTTGAGCCTGGAACTGTGA
- a CDS encoding oxidoreductase — MNQASHPIRVALIGYGFAARTFHAPLIRAVSGLSLTSVASSRPGEVRADLPEVAVEGDAMRAVVAPDVDLVVIATPNDTHFPLAQAALRAGKHVVVDKPLTPSVPEACELLATARASGRLLSVFHNRRWDSDFLTVRQAMQDGLVGEVRHFESRIERFRPQVRDRWRERPGPATGLWWDLGPHLVDQALSLFGWPDAVQASVSRQRDGATTDDWAHVVLSFGATRAVLQVGMLAAIPGPRFVVHGTRGSLIKARPDPQESQLLAGLRPGDPQWGVDPDPLQWRCDNEALQSRPALPGDQSRFYAGLADAIAGNGSNPVPPEEAIAVMAILQAAADSASEGRSVVPKAPC; from the coding sequence ATGAATCAGGCCTCCCATCCGATCCGCGTCGCCCTCATCGGTTACGGCTTCGCCGCGCGCACGTTCCATGCGCCGCTGATCCGCGCCGTCTCCGGCCTGTCGCTGACGAGCGTCGCGTCCAGCCGCCCCGGAGAGGTGCGGGCCGACCTGCCCGAGGTCGCCGTCGAAGGCGATGCGATGCGGGCCGTCGTCGCGCCCGACGTCGACCTAGTCGTGATCGCCACACCCAACGACACGCACTTTCCGTTGGCGCAGGCCGCGCTTCGCGCGGGCAAACACGTGGTCGTCGACAAGCCACTGACGCCGAGCGTTCCGGAGGCCTGCGAACTGCTCGCGACCGCGCGGGCAAGCGGCCGGTTGTTGTCGGTCTTCCACAATCGGCGCTGGGACAGCGACTTCCTGACAGTGCGTCAGGCCATGCAGGACGGCTTGGTCGGCGAAGTGCGTCATTTCGAGTCGCGCATCGAGCGATTCCGCCCACAGGTCCGGGACCGGTGGCGCGAACGACCCGGCCCCGCGACGGGATTGTGGTGGGACCTCGGGCCGCATCTGGTGGACCAGGCGCTGTCGCTGTTCGGCTGGCCGGATGCCGTGCAGGCGAGCGTCTCGCGACAACGCGACGGCGCGACGACGGACGACTGGGCGCACGTCGTGTTGTCCTTCGGCGCGACGCGCGCGGTGCTGCAGGTGGGCATGCTCGCGGCCATCCCGGGCCCGCGCTTCGTCGTGCACGGCACGCGCGGCTCGTTGATCAAGGCCCGGCCCGATCCGCAGGAATCCCAGCTACTGGCCGGCCTTCGACCGGGCGATCCGCAATGGGGCGTCGATCCCGACCCGCTGCAATGGCGATGCGACAACGAGGCGCTCCAGTCGCGCCCCGCGCTGCCGGGCGACCAGTCGCGCTTCTATGCCGGGCTGGCCGATGCCATCGCGGGCAACGGCTCCAACCCCGTTCCGCCCGAAGAAGCCATCGCCGTCATGGCGATCCTGCAGGCCGCCGCCGACTCGGCATCGGAAGGACGCAGCGTCGTGCCGAAGGCGCCGTGCTAG
- a CDS encoding GFA family protein, giving the protein MFTGGCLCGAVRYQASGPALFSIVCHCRDCQRVSGSGGVPVLGVALQSFACTGLVKQSRITGGSGRPAVRNFCPECGSLLFGTPESAPELVTIYVGSLDDNAAFAPDAALFVAHRPPWAKLAMAMAEHPGMPVD; this is encoded by the coding sequence ATGTTCACCGGTGGCTGCTTGTGCGGCGCGGTTCGCTACCAGGCGTCGGGGCCCGCGCTGTTTTCCATCGTCTGCCATTGCCGCGATTGCCAGCGCGTGTCGGGAAGCGGCGGCGTGCCGGTGCTCGGGGTTGCGCTGCAATCCTTCGCCTGCACGGGCCTGGTGAAGCAGTCGCGGATCACCGGCGGCAGCGGGCGGCCCGCCGTGCGCAACTTCTGCCCGGAATGCGGCAGCCTGCTGTTCGGCACGCCCGAGTCGGCGCCGGAGCTGGTGACGATCTACGTAGGAAGCCTCGACGACAACGCCGCCTTCGCGCCGGACGCCGCGCTGTTCGTCGCCCATCGCCCGCCGTGGGCGAAGCTGGCGATGGCGATGGCGGAACATCCGGGCATGCCGGTGGATTGA